The genomic region GCTTCTAGGGCCACCAACAGGGGCAGCAACAACAGCACCTCACGCCACTGGTCTGCTTGGTTGAGCAGGGGGGTGAGGGATTGGATCGACTCCGCTTCCACGGGCTGCAGCGGGTCAAGATGGTTCCACTCTAGAAAGCTGGGTTGGAGCATCCGTTAGGCGAGCTGCAGTTCAACGTCCAGCTGCTCCATGCCGAAGCAGGCAGCCGAGTGGTGCTGGTGCAAATAAGTCGTGCTGGCCAGGTAATCGACGCGGCATTAGGCGAAGCGTCGACGGCCGAGGCAGCAGAAGACCGTGCCCGCCAACGCCTGGGTGAACACCTTCCAGTGGCCGCACCCCCCACTTCGAGCGCCCCCACGCCCGACCGGGCTATTAGTACGCCCGCCCAGGTTCAGCCCAAACCCCAAGCCGAGCGCCCAGCCGCGCCCAGCCCCCCGCCTGCTCAGGCGATCGAAGAACCACCGGCCGACCCGGAGGATTGGAGCAGCGAGTTGGCCCGACTGGATTTACAGCTGCAGCGGCTCGGCTGGAATCGCGAGCAGGAGGCCATCTATCTGGAGCGGGTATTCGGCCACCCCAACCGCAACCGCCTCACCAGCTACGGGGACCTGCTGGCCTACTTACAAGCCCTAGAGGGCTTTGCCGAGAGCAGCGACCCCGCCAGCGCACCACCCCCCTTACGGCGCAAGGAGCTGCTCAGCCAGTGTGAGGAGCTGCTTAGCCAGTTGCAGTGGGATCAGGGCCAAGGTCGCGCCTTTCTCGAGCAGCACTTTGAATTAGCCAGTCGCCAACTACTGAGCGACAACCAACTACTGCAATTCAATATGTTGCTGGAAAGCGAATGGCTCGCCCAAGCTCGCCCGCAGGTTTAGGGAACTAAAACTTTAACTGGTTGGGGAAAGGGTGCTGGGTGACCAAATAGATAGCCCTGCCCTTTGCAGCAGCCCATTGCCAGTAGAGCATCTGCCTGGGCTTCAAGCTCAACCCCTTCGGCGATCACATCCAAACCAAGATCGTGAGACAGCCTGATCATCGAAGCCACCACAACGCTGCGACGGGGATCGTTCAGCAGACCAGCGGTAAAACTACGATCGATCTTGATTGCATCAATAGGCAGTTGGGCAAGCCAGGACATACTCGAGTAACCGGTACCAAAGTCATCCAGATATATGCGACAACCCACGGCGCGCAGGGAGTGCAGCTCGCGCATTGCTGAATGGGGGCGATCTATCAACACGGATTCGGTGACCTCCACAGCCAGGCGAGAGAGATCAATCTCATAACGCTCTGCTAGGGCAATCATTCTGCCTGCAAGGCCCTCCCGACAGATTTGAAGCGGACTAACATTGATCGAAAATACAAGGTCAGGGGTTATATCATTTGCCAATTTCAGCACCGCCAAGCACCGGCGCAACACCAAATCTCCCAACGGATCAATTAGGCCCACACTCTCTGCAACTGGGATGAAGTCGATTGGCGACATCCAGCCGCCCTCGAAATCACGAATGCGGGCTAGCGCCTCAAAACCAATAGAATCGCGGCTCTTTAGATCGACGATGGGCTGAAAATCAACCCGCAGCAGATCACTATCGATTGCATGTTGCAACTGACGCTTAATCAAAATACCCCGCTTAACCTGATCATCAATCACGTTGTCGTAGATAGTGATTGAGCGCTCATCGCTAGCCTTGGCCGCATACATCGCCAGATCAGCGCGGCGCAACAACTCATCTACCGTGACTTCCGAATCATCAGTAGAGGCAATGCCCACAGCCATGGTGGGTGAAATCGAATAATCCTGGGTAGTCCAGGTCCTGGAGACCAGTGACTGCAAGCGTTCC from Cyanobium sp. Tous-M-B4 harbors:
- a CDS encoding bifunctional diguanylate cyclase/phosphodiesterase produces the protein MPEASSPNTETGLVLELRRTLGRLDSALGQISEGLVLVNAIGQVLWTNASFDEFLGKTRLEILGADLHKILPLNIVGDPILTIDQTRGGLLKTGFVTVIISEDPVHALEIEWRPVVTEVPNPLMFSFRDVSARISYDELQQKSQQIEERWLSANQKYIDLQSKQLALAAKVMKCPVTGLPNRRGLRARMAAALRQLRRQPGSVTLLFCDLNRFKEVNDFYGHQVGDELLIEVGKRLQSTLRPEDMLARLGGDEFVILSPDIPTPMAAVQLAERLQSLVSRTWTTQDYSISPTMAVGIASTDDSEVTVDELLRRADLAMYAAKASDERSITIYDNVIDDQVKRGILIKRQLQHAIDSDLLRVDFQPIVDLKSRDSIGFEALARIRDFEGGWMSPIDFIPVAESVGLIDPLGDLVLRRCLAVLKLANDITPDLVFSINVSPLQICREGLAGRMIALAERYEIDLSRLAVEVTESVLIDRPHSAMRELHSLRAVGCRIYLDDFGTGYSSMSWLAQLPIDAIKIDRSFTAGLLNDPRRSVVVASMIRLSHDLGLDVIAEGVELEAQADALLAMGCCKGQGYLFGHPAPFPQPVKVLVP